In Massilia violaceinigra, one DNA window encodes the following:
- the fabD gene encoding ACP S-malonyltransferase: MSKFAFVFPGQGSQAIGMLGGFAGNPVVAQTVAEANEALGFDLGKLIADGPKEDLDLTTNTQPVMLTASVAVYRAWIAAGGAVPAVVAGHSVGEYSALVAAGVIAFKDAVPLVRFRAQAMQEAVPVGQGGMAVILGLPADEVRAICAEAAAVTDAANPAEVVEAVNFNELTQIVIAGHNGAVERACELAKAKGAKRAMKLAVSAPFHSSLLKPASDRLRDYLKDVPFAAPRIDLINNVDVAILNDPEAIKDALVRQAAGAVRWVETMQMMAAGGVTQVIESAPSKVLIGMAKRIDAQLVGEALVDQASLERVLSSLNQA; this comes from the coding sequence ATGAGTAAATTCGCGTTCGTATTTCCCGGCCAGGGTTCGCAGGCCATCGGCATGCTGGGCGGCTTCGCCGGCAACCCCGTGGTCGCGCAAACCGTTGCCGAAGCCAACGAAGCGCTCGGCTTCGACCTGGGCAAACTGATCGCCGACGGTCCCAAGGAAGACCTGGACCTGACCACCAATACCCAGCCTGTCATGCTGACCGCCTCGGTCGCCGTTTACCGCGCCTGGATCGCGGCCGGCGGCGCCGTGCCGGCGGTGGTGGCCGGCCACAGCGTGGGCGAATATTCGGCCCTGGTGGCGGCCGGCGTGATCGCCTTCAAGGATGCGGTGCCGCTGGTGCGCTTCCGCGCCCAGGCCATGCAGGAAGCGGTGCCGGTGGGGCAGGGCGGCATGGCCGTCATCCTCGGCCTGCCGGCCGACGAGGTGCGCGCGATTTGCGCCGAAGCGGCAGCCGTAACGGACGCCGCCAATCCGGCCGAAGTGGTCGAGGCGGTGAATTTCAACGAGCTGACCCAGATCGTGATCGCCGGCCATAATGGCGCCGTCGAACGCGCCTGCGAACTGGCCAAGGCCAAGGGCGCCAAGCGCGCCATGAAGCTGGCGGTGTCGGCGCCGTTCCATTCCTCTTTGCTGAAACCGGCCTCGGACCGCCTGCGCGACTATCTGAAGGATGTGCCGTTCGCGGCGCCGCGGATCGACTTGATCAACAACGTCGACGTGGCTATCCTGAACGATCCCGAAGCGATCAAGGATGCGCTGGTGCGCCAGGCGGCCGGTGCGGTGCGCTGGGTCGAAACCATGCAGATGATGGCGGCCGGCGGCGTCACCCAGGTGATCGAATCGGCGCCGAGCAAGGTGCTGATCGGCATGGCCAAGCGCATCGATGCGCAACTGGTGGGCGAGGCGCTGGTGGACCAGGCTTCGCTGGAGCGCGTATTGAGCAGCCTCAATCAGGCGTAA
- the fabG gene encoding 3-oxoacyl-ACP reductase FabG: MKLENQVALVTGASRGIGKAIALELARQGAKVVGTATTESGAEAISAYLAEFGGKGAVLNVTDAPACSAVVDDVQKGFGSLSILVNNAGITQDQLAMRMKDEEWDSVIATNLSAVGRLSRAVLRGMMKAKHGRIINITSVVGSAGNAGQMNYAAAKAGVAGMSRALAREIGSRNITVNCIAPGFIDTDMTKALSAEQHTGLLTQIPLGRLGAPEDIAHAVAFLAGPQAAYITGTTLHVNGGMYMN, translated from the coding sequence ATGAAACTGGAAAATCAAGTCGCCCTGGTCACGGGCGCGTCGCGCGGCATCGGCAAGGCCATCGCACTCGAACTGGCCCGCCAGGGCGCGAAAGTGGTCGGCACCGCCACCACCGAGAGCGGCGCAGAGGCGATTTCCGCCTATCTGGCCGAATTCGGCGGCAAGGGCGCGGTCCTGAACGTGACCGATGCGCCCGCCTGCAGCGCCGTCGTCGACGATGTGCAAAAGGGTTTCGGCAGCCTGTCGATCCTGGTCAACAATGCCGGCATCACGCAAGACCAGCTGGCCATGCGCATGAAGGACGAGGAATGGGACAGTGTCATCGCCACCAACCTGTCGGCGGTGGGGCGCCTGTCGCGCGCGGTCCTGCGCGGCATGATGAAAGCGAAGCATGGGCGTATTATTAACATCACCTCGGTGGTCGGTTCGGCCGGCAATGCGGGGCAGATGAATTACGCGGCCGCCAAGGCCGGCGTGGCCGGCATGAGCCGGGCGCTGGCGCGCGAGATCGGCAGCCGCAATATCACGGTCAACTGCATCGCTCCCGGTTTCATCGATACCGATATGACCAAGGCATTAAGTGCCGAGCAGCACACCGGCTTGCTGACGCAAATTCCGCTGGGGCGCCTGGGCGCGCCGGAAGACATCGCCCACGCCGTCGCCTTCCTGGCGGGGCCGCAAGCGGCGTACATCACGGGCACGACCCTGCACGTGAACGGCGGAATGTATATGAATTGA
- the acpP gene encoding acyl carrier protein, giving the protein MSDIEQRVKKIVAEQLGVAEVDIKIESSFVDDLGADSLDTVELVMALEDEFEMEIPDEQAEKITTVKQAIDYATAHVKA; this is encoded by the coding sequence ATGTCGGATATCGAACAACGCGTTAAAAAAATCGTCGCTGAGCAACTGGGCGTTGCAGAAGTAGACATCAAAATCGAATCTTCGTTCGTTGACGACCTCGGTGCGGATTCCCTCGACACCGTCGAACTGGTGATGGCACTGGAAGACGAATTCGAAATGGAAATCCCTGACGAACAAGCTGAAAAGATCACCACCGTGAAACAGGCAATCGACTACGCTACGGCGCACGTCAAGGCCTAA
- the fabF gene encoding beta-ketoacyl-ACP synthase II, translated as MSRSRNRRVVITGLGCVSPIGNTVAETWSAALAGKSGIANITKFDAQPFSTHFAGEVKGFNIEDYIPAKDARHMDTFIHYGMAAGIQAMQDCGLVVTEDNADRIGVIIGSGIGGLPLIEDTKEEYAKRGPRRISPFFVPASIINMISGNLSIKYGLRGPNLAIVTACTTGLHSIGAAGRLIEYGDADVMIAGGAEATISPLGLGGFASARALSSRNDDPATASRPWDVDRDGFVLGEGAGVMVLEEYEHAKARGARIYAELLGFGMSADAYHMTAPVEDGSGASRCMQSALTNAGINADQVNYVNAHGTSTPQGDVAEVQGLKKTFGAHAGKLVVNSTKSMTGHLLGGAGGLEAVFTVLAMHHQISPPTINIFNQDPACDLDFCANTAREMKIDIAVKNSFGFGGTNGTLVFGKAFGKAFGKA; from the coding sequence TTGAGCCGTTCACGAAATCGTCGTGTCGTCATCACCGGGCTGGGCTGCGTTTCACCAATCGGCAACACGGTTGCCGAGACGTGGAGCGCGGCGCTGGCCGGCAAGTCGGGCATTGCCAACATCACCAAGTTTGATGCGCAGCCCTTTTCGACCCACTTCGCGGGCGAAGTCAAGGGTTTCAATATCGAGGATTACATCCCTGCCAAGGATGCCCGCCACATGGATACGTTTATCCATTACGGCATGGCGGCGGGTATCCAGGCAATGCAGGATTGCGGACTGGTCGTCACCGAAGACAATGCCGACCGCATCGGCGTGATCATCGGTTCCGGCATCGGCGGCTTGCCGCTGATCGAAGACACCAAGGAAGAATACGCCAAGCGCGGCCCGCGCCGCATTTCCCCCTTTTTCGTGCCGGCCTCGATCATTAATATGATTTCGGGCAACCTGTCGATCAAGTACGGCTTGCGCGGTCCGAACCTGGCCATCGTCACGGCCTGCACCACCGGCCTGCACAGCATCGGCGCGGCTGGCCGCCTGATCGAGTACGGCGACGCCGACGTGATGATTGCGGGCGGTGCCGAAGCGACCATTTCGCCGCTGGGCCTGGGCGGTTTCGCCTCGGCACGCGCGCTGTCTTCGCGCAACGACGATCCGGCCACCGCCTCGCGTCCGTGGGACGTCGACCGCGACGGCTTCGTGCTGGGCGAGGGTGCCGGCGTGATGGTGCTCGAAGAGTACGAGCACGCCAAGGCGCGCGGCGCCAGGATCTATGCCGAACTGCTGGGCTTCGGCATGAGTGCCGACGCCTACCACATGACGGCGCCGGTCGAAGACGGCAGTGGTGCGAGCCGCTGCATGCAATCGGCCCTGACCAATGCCGGCATCAATGCCGACCAGGTCAATTACGTCAACGCGCACGGTACCTCGACCCCGCAGGGCGATGTGGCCGAAGTGCAGGGATTGAAGAAGACCTTCGGCGCGCACGCCGGCAAGCTGGTGGTCAACTCGACCAAGTCGATGACCGGCCACCTGCTGGGCGGCGCCGGCGGCCTGGAAGCCGTGTTCACCGTGCTGGCGATGCATCACCAGATCTCGCCGCCGACGATCAACATCTTCAACCAGGACCCCGCTTGCGACCTGGACTTCTGCGCCAATACGGCGCGCGAGATGAAGATCGACATCGCGGTGAAGAACTCGTTCGGCTTCGGTGGCACCAACGGCACCTTGGTATTCGGCAAGGCATTCGGCAAGGCATTCGGCAAGGCCTGA
- a CDS encoding protein YgfX, whose amino-acid sequence MSIAVSACIRPSRSLRLVLLCYAALNLTVALALVGRWAAGIGAASVLPAWCAGACALAAMLAWRASAQGEMRRRIDISGLGEIRLTVQQSLGAVPAEADVLQLLPGSTIWPHSLLLLLGSSGGKLVSVLLIWPDSLAREQFRGLSVALRAIAGRDNKFVGNNKIL is encoded by the coding sequence ATGTCGATTGCGGTTTCCGCCTGCATCAGGCCGTCGCGTTCCTTGCGTCTGGTTCTGCTGTGCTATGCCGCGCTCAATCTGACCGTGGCTCTTGCGCTCGTCGGGCGCTGGGCTGCGGGCATTGGCGCGGCCAGCGTTTTGCCGGCATGGTGTGCTGGGGCTTGCGCCTTGGCAGCAATGCTTGCATGGAGGGCATCGGCACAGGGGGAAATGCGGCGCAGGATTGATATTTCTGGACTCGGCGAGATTCGCCTGACGGTACAACAGAGCTTGGGCGCAGTACCGGCCGAAGCAGATGTGCTGCAATTGCTTCCCGGATCGACTATCTGGCCGCACAGCCTGCTCCTGCTGCTGGGCTCATCCGGTGGCAAGCTCGTCAGTGTGCTGCTCATCTGGCCGGACAGTTTGGCTCGCGAGCAATTCCGGGGTTTGTCGGTGGCCCTCAGGGCCATTGCCGGGCGGGACAATAAATTTGTCGGAAATAACAAAATACTTTGA
- the rpoE gene encoding RNA polymerase sigma factor RpoE — MTTERECDQLLVERVQAGDRQAFDLLVSKYQRRLMRLVSRLVHDPAEAEDVVQETFIKAYRALRHFRGDSAFYTWLYRIGINTAKNFLVTQGRRAPTSTESDAERAEAFDDADSLRDINTPESVLASKQIAYTVNAAMEALPHELRNAIVLREIEGLSYEEIAEVMSCPIGTVRSRIFRAREVIAEKLRPLLDMPVDKRR; from the coding sequence GTGACGACAGAACGCGAGTGTGATCAACTGCTGGTTGAGCGCGTCCAGGCTGGCGACAGGCAGGCGTTCGACCTGCTGGTCAGTAAATATCAGCGCAGGCTGATGCGGCTTGTTTCGCGCCTGGTGCATGATCCGGCCGAGGCCGAGGACGTGGTACAGGAAACATTCATCAAGGCGTATCGGGCCTTGCGGCATTTCAGGGGGGATTCCGCTTTCTATACGTGGCTCTACAGAATCGGGATCAATACGGCGAAGAATTTTCTCGTCACGCAGGGCAGGCGCGCACCGACCTCGACCGAGTCCGATGCGGAGCGCGCCGAAGCGTTTGACGATGCGGACAGCTTGCGTGACATCAACACCCCGGAATCGGTGTTGGCAAGCAAGCAGATCGCTTATACGGTCAATGCCGCGATGGAGGCGCTGCCGCACGAATTGCGCAACGCGATTGTCCTGCGCGAAATTGAAGGGTTGAGCTACGAAGAAATAGCGGAAGTGATGTCATGTCCCATCGGCACGGTGCGCAGCCGGATTTTCCGGGCGCGCGAAGTGATCGCCGAAAAGTTGAGGCCCTTGCTCGACATGCCAGTTGACAAACGACGCTAA
- a CDS encoding sigma-E factor negative regulatory protein, producing MDTPKKVREQISAFSDHELSPSTFPDAALHSADGQHAWDLYHRIRDAMRDPGGPDVSDAFAGKLAARLAAEPPPGKRVLRASSAALSRRAPPIPPAAVAAGAAGPVTGISEAAVTGSAGPVSGSDAPDAPDAIAVAEPVNEAITEPRAEGATGSRDAKADGAADSIADGRADGMADPKPVSMAKPAIASIS from the coding sequence ATGGACACCCCGAAAAAAGTCCGGGAGCAGATCTCGGCGTTCAGCGACCACGAACTGTCGCCGTCCACGTTTCCTGACGCGGCCCTGCATTCGGCCGACGGCCAGCACGCGTGGGACCTGTACCACCGCATCCGCGACGCCATGCGCGACCCGGGCGGGCCCGACGTATCCGACGCATTCGCCGGCAAACTGGCGGCGCGCCTGGCGGCCGAGCCGCCGCCGGGCAAGCGCGTGCTGCGCGCATCGAGCGCGGCCCTGTCGCGGCGCGCGCCGCCCATTCCCCCGGCCGCCGTGGCCGCCGGCGCGGCCGGGCCGGTCACCGGCATCAGCGAGGCGGCGGTGACCGGCAGCGCCGGCCCCGTGAGCGGCAGCGATGCGCCCGATGCGCCGGACGCGATAGCCGTCGCCGAACCGGTGAACGAGGCCATCACCGAACCGCGGGCCGAGGGCGCGACCGGAAGCCGGGACGCCAAGGCCGATGGCGCGGCCGACAGCATCGCCGATGGCAGGGCCGATGGCATGGCCGATCCCAAGCCGGTCAGCATGGCCAAGCCGGCCATCGCCTCGATTTCCTGA